From the Halalkalicoccus subterraneus genome, the window GTGAGCACGGTGTTGAAGATCGACGACAAGCGCACGAGCGATGGGAGCGCAGACGAGAAGGTCGCGGCCGTCGAGCAGGAACTGGGGCGCGAGGCCCGAAGCCAGTGACCGGTATGTCCAAGGGGACCCCCCCGTAACCGGAGGGCATGGACAGTCTCAACCGGATGGCGCTCGAACTCGTCGACGAGGCGATCGAATTCACCGACGAACTCGACATCGCGGTCTCGGAACTCGACACCGAAACCACCGTGCTGGACTTCGGCGTCGACGTCGACGGCGGCCTCGAAGCCGGGCTGTTGCTCGTCGAGATCCAGACCGCGGGGCTCGCGACCGTCCAGACCCGCATGGACGAGGTCGGCGGCGTCCCCATGCCGTTCGTCGAGTTCTCGACCGACCAGCCCGCACTCGCCGTGCTCTGCTCGCAGAAGGCCGGCTGGGAACTCGGCACCGAGGATTTCGAGGGGTTGGGCTCGGGGCCGGCCCGCGCGCTCGTCGCCGAGGAGGAGGAGTTCGCCCGCGTGGGCTACGAGGACGTCTTCGAGTTCGCGGTGCTTGCCGTCGAGAGCGAGGAGCTCCCCACCGACGCGGCTGCAGAGCAGGTCGCCGAGCTAACCGGAACGGATCCAGGCGCGGTCTTCCTGCCGGCGTTCTCGACGGCGAGCCTCACCGGTAGCGTCAACATGGCCGCCCGCGCGGCCGAACTCGCCGTCTTCCGGCTTTCCGAACTCGGCTACGACCCGCTCGACATCGTCAGCGCGAGCGCGAGCGCGCCCGTCGCGCCCGTCGCCGCCAGCGAGGAGGCCGCCATCGGCCGAACCAACGACGCGCTGGCCTACGGCGGGCGCGCCCACGTCGTCGTCCGCGAGGAGTTCGACCGCTTCGATGAAGTCGCCTCGAGCGCAAGCGACGAGTACGGCCGCCCCTTCGCCGAGATCTTCGCTGACGTCGACTGGGAGCTCTACGACGTCCCCGAGTCGATCTTCGCGCCGGCGGAGGTCACCATTGACGTGCTTGGCGGCGGGACCTACCACTACGGACGAACCGACGAGGAGCTTCTGACCAGTAGCTTCGGCCTATGAGGGTCAAATCGGTCCCCGCGCCGCCCGCCACCCTCACAGCGGTCGAGACGATCCGCGAGGCCGTCCCGCTCGTCCCCGAGCCCGAGGAAAGCTGTTGTGACCGCCTCGTCGCGCGCACTGGTGTCGCTCCCGACGAGGCGAGCGACTGGTTGACGTTTCTCAAGGGACTCGGTATGATCCACGAGGGCGACGCGGGGTTCTATCGGGTTCGAGAGGAGCCGGAGGACCTCGGAGCGGCGCTACTCGCCGGTGTGTACGGCGGACGCGAGATCGAGGGGATACTGCGCGACAGCGACCGCCCGCTCTCGAGCGAGGAGGTGTTCGAGCGCTTCGAGGCGATCCCGTACTGGGATCGCCATCATCACCCCGATCCCGAGGCGGTCTGGAGCGAGCGGATCGAACGCCTGCTCGACTGGTTCGTGCGGTTCGGGCTCGCGGAGCGCCGAAACGACGGCTATTCGCTCCGGTCCTGACCGTCGGGGTTCACGGCGGTGACCGTCCCCACACCCTTGCTCTGACCCTCCCGGAAGACGAAACGCTGGCCCTCCTCGACCAGATAGGGCCGGAACTTGAACCGGACGCGCGTCGTGCCGGTGTCGCCCGGCAACAAGCGCCCTCCGTCGGGAGTGAACACCGCGGCCTCGCTGATGGTTTCGAGGTGGACGACCGGCTCGTAGCCCGTGCCGATGCGCGTGGGGTGGTTGAGCACCATCACTTCGGCCTCGAACTCGCGGACGGGCTCGGGATCGGACTCCCGCGGGAGCAGCACCATTCCGCGCTCGATGTCGGCCTCCCGTACCCCCTTGAGAGCGATCCCGACGATCCGGCCCGACTGGGCCCGATCGACCCGGTGGTAGTGCATCTCGATCGAGCGCGCCTCGACCTCCGCGAACGTGCCGTCGGCGAGCGGCCCCAAGAGGAGTTCGTCGCCGGCCTCGACGACGCCCGATTTCACGGTGCCCGACGCGACCGCGCCCACGCCCGTCACCGAGTAGCTTCGGTCGATGTACAGCCGGAACTCGCCGTCGTCGACGGCGCGTTTCGGGAGCTGTTCGAAGATCGCATCCAGCGTTTCGAGACCCTCGCCGGTGACGGCGCTCGTCCGAACGACGGGCACGACGGTCTCGTCGATCTCCTCGATCGCAGCGCTCACGCCGTGGCGCGCGACGGGTAGCGGGGTTCGACCCACGTCCCGCAGCAGGCGCTCGACCTCGCGGGTGACCTCCTCGAGGCGCTCCTCGTCGACGAGGTCGGTCTTGGTGAGCACGACCAGCGTCGGTAGGTCGGTCGCCAAGAGAACCCCGAGATGCTCGCGGGTGGTCCGCGTGGGGCCGTCGTCGGCGGCGATGGTCAACAGCCCGTAATCCAGTTTCTGTCCGACCAAACCACGAATGGTGGTTCGAAGCCACGGCTCGTGGCCCACCGTGTCGACAAAGGAGACCAACCGGTCGGCCTCGCGGACGACGCCCGCCCGGTCGTCCTTCCGATGGGGATTGTCCATGCGGACGGGTTCGCCGTCACGAAAGCCGTAGACGGCATAGGAGAGGTCAGCCGAAAGGCCGCGTTCGACCTCGTGGGGCTGGACGTCGAGGAACCCCCGAGTGCTACCCTCGCCGTCGTCGCGCTGGCCGGTGACGAGGCTGCCGACGAGGGTACTCTTGCCGTGGTCGACGTGGCCGGCGGTGCCGATCACGACGTGCTCGTCGTCCGTTTCGAGCATCGCGCCGTTCCTGAGGGTCGCGACACCGACGAGGCCGTTCCCGTCGGTGCTCCACGTCTGGACGTCGTGGATGTGAGCGCTCGCCTCCTCGGCAAGCAAGGACAGAACGTCCATGGATTCGGAGAACGCGTCGTGGCTGATACCGGCGATACCCCCCGAATCGGTGACGCCGACGACGTAGGTCGCCTCGCCGTCGCCGGAAAGCACGCGGTGGCGAAGCTGGGCGGCCAAACTCTCCATCCGGCCGCCCTCCAAGTGTTCGGCTCTGGTGAGTCGTTCCTTGAACTCGACGCTACCGCCCTCGCGCTCGCCGTGTTCGATCGCTTCGCGCAACACGGCCCGGTCGGCGCTCATATCGTGTGAGTAGCGCGAGGCGAACAAAAACCACTCGTTTCGTGATACCGTTACACACAGTAACGATCCCTTACGCTCCGTACTCACTCCGTCAGCCGGTCGTAGGCGTTTGCGACCTCCTTGAAGCGCTCCTCGTCGCCGCCCCGGTCGGGGTGCGTGGTCTTGACCTTCTCGCGGTAGGCGCGTTTGATCTCGTTCTCCCCGGCACCGGGGTCGAGGTCCAGCGTCCGGTAGGCCTCCTCGCGTGTCGGGCCGGTGGGTTGGCGCGGCGGGCGGGTGCGGTTCGCCCCCGCTGGTCCCTTGCGCGGGCCCGCTCGGGTTCGGGTCCTCGTTCGCCCGTTCGGTCGGCGGGCGCGTTCGCGCATCCGCAGGGCGAGCCGGCCGGTACCCTGGTACCAGAGGATGTAGCCGGTGGCGCCGAACGGCAGCGCGATCGCGAGCGGCACCGGCGTCCGGTAGGCCGACGCCAGCACGGCCATGACGACGGCGAGCGCGCCGAACACCGACGCGAGCCCCACGAGTAGCCGAGATCCGGTCACGGGCGCTTTAGGGACGGTGACACCGTAAACGTCCCGCCGGGAGACTGAAGGGTCGGCACGATCGACGGACGGTATGAGCCAGTTGGGTCTCTGTCAACACTGCGAGAGCGCGCTCGCGAACCACACCTGCCCGAACTGTGGGAGCCTGGTCTGTGAGCGACACTTCGACCGCGAGAAACGGGAGTGTGCGAGCTGTTCGGTCGGGATGGGATGACCCCCGGCCGCGACCGCGAGATCGTGGCGTCGGTCGCGAGGCTGGGACGCCGAGGAGGACGCGGAACCATGGCAGGCCTTCAGTTGCGACCCGATCGGACGGCCTCGAGGACCGTCTCATGTATCCGACCGTTCGAGACGACCAGACCCTGGCTATCGTGGTGCCAGCGCTCGCCCTCGATATCGGTCGCTTTTCCGCCGGCGTTTCGCACGAGATGGACACCGGCAACGGTGTCCCAGGGGTTCGGGCGGACGTCGCTCAGGGTGCCGTCGAGCGCCCCGGTCGCGACCATGCCCAGCGTGGCCTGCGCACAGCCGAACCGGCGCATGTCGCCGAAGCGCTCGACGATCGCCCGCACCGCCGTGGCGTAGTCCTCGCGGTGGTCGAAGTCCCACCACAGCGTCGGCGAAACCGTGCAGGTCTCGGGATCCGTCCGGTCGCTGACGGTTACCGGCTCGCCGTTCAGGCACGTCTCCTCGCTGTCGGCGACGTAGTAGTCGTCGAGGGCGGGCATGGCGTTCGTCGCGGCGACGGGCTCGCCGTCGATCACCGCGGCGACGCTCGTCGCCCAGATCCGGACGTCCCGTACGAAGTTGTTGGTGCCGTCGATGGGGTCGATCACCCAGGCAGGGCCCTCCGCAGGGACTTCCTTCAACTCGTCTTCCTCCTCACCGACGATCGCGTCGCCGGGGAACTCCTCGCGAATCACTTCGATCACGCGCGACTGGGCGTCCCGGTCGGCCTGCGTCACGACGTCGGTTTTCTCGCCTTTCGTTTCGACCGCGATGTCGTCGCGAAAGCGCGACAGCGCCAGTTCGCCGCCCGCGCGGGCGGCGCGTTCCGCGACCTCGGCTCGCCTCGTCAGGTCGTCCATACAGGCGTGGGTCGGGCCGGTCACATATACCGTCGGGTGTTCGTCGGCGTCCCTACCGATACCGGTTCAGCCGCTTTTTGAGACGTTTGGCCGCCTCGCCTGCGGCCTTCTCGAACCCCTCGTCCTCGTTCGGGCCGCCCTCCGCCGCAAAGATGATCCCCCGCGAGGAGTTGACCAGTCCCATTCCATCCGCGAGCCCGAACTCGACGGCAGCCTT encodes:
- a CDS encoding GTPBP1 family GTP-binding protein is translated as MSADRAVLREAIEHGEREGGSVEFKERLTRAEHLEGGRMESLAAQLRHRVLSGDGEATYVVGVTDSGGIAGISHDAFSESMDVLSLLAEEASAHIHDVQTWSTDGNGLVGVATLRNGAMLETDDEHVVIGTAGHVDHGKSTLVGSLVTGQRDDGEGSTRGFLDVQPHEVERGLSADLSYAVYGFRDGEPVRMDNPHRKDDRAGVVREADRLVSFVDTVGHEPWLRTTIRGLVGQKLDYGLLTIAADDGPTRTTREHLGVLLATDLPTLVVLTKTDLVDEERLEEVTREVERLLRDVGRTPLPVARHGVSAAIEEIDETVVPVVRTSAVTGEGLETLDAIFEQLPKRAVDDGEFRLYIDRSYSVTGVGAVASGTVKSGVVEAGDELLLGPLADGTFAEVEARSIEMHYHRVDRAQSGRIVGIALKGVREADIERGMVLLPRESDPEPVREFEAEVMVLNHPTRIGTGYEPVVHLETISEAAVFTPDGGRLLPGDTGTTRVRFKFRPYLVEEGQRFVFREGQSKGVGTVTAVNPDGQDRSE
- a CDS encoding inositol monophosphatase family protein; translated protein: MDDLTRRAEVAERAARAGGELALSRFRDDIAVETKGEKTDVVTQADRDAQSRVIEVIREEFPGDAIVGEEEDELKEVPAEGPAWVIDPIDGTNNFVRDVRIWATSVAAVIDGEPVAATNAMPALDDYYVADSEETCLNGEPVTVSDRTDPETCTVSPTLWWDFDHREDYATAVRAIVERFGDMRRFGCAQATLGMVATGALDGTLSDVRPNPWDTVAGVHLVRNAGGKATDIEGERWHHDSQGLVVSNGRIHETVLEAVRSGRN
- a CDS encoding J domain-containing protein, whose protein sequence is MTGSRLLVGLASVFGALAVVMAVLASAYRTPVPLAIALPFGATGYILWYQGTGRLALRMRERARRPNGRTRTRTRAGPRKGPAGANRTRPPRQPTGPTREEAYRTLDLDPGAGENEIKRAYREKVKTTHPDRGGDEERFKEVANAYDRLTE
- the mch gene encoding methenyltetrahydromethanopterin cyclohydrolase — protein: MDSLNRMALELVDEAIEFTDELDIAVSELDTETTVLDFGVDVDGGLEAGLLLVEIQTAGLATVQTRMDEVGGVPMPFVEFSTDQPALAVLCSQKAGWELGTEDFEGLGSGPARALVAEEEEFARVGYEDVFEFAVLAVESEELPTDAAAEQVAELTGTDPGAVFLPAFSTASLTGSVNMAARAAELAVFRLSELGYDPLDIVSASASAPVAPVAASEEAAIGRTNDALAYGGRAHVVVREEFDRFDEVASSASDEYGRPFAEIFADVDWELYDVPESIFAPAEVTIDVLGGGTYHYGRTDEELLTSSFGL